In the Juglans microcarpa x Juglans regia isolate MS1-56 chromosome 6D, Jm3101_v1.0, whole genome shotgun sequence genome, one interval contains:
- the LOC121268884 gene encoding V-type proton ATPase subunit E-like, producing the protein MNDADVSKQIQQMVRFILQEAEEKANEISVSAEEEFNIEKLQLVEAEKKKIRQEYERKEKQVEVRKKIEYSMQLNASRIKVLQAQDDVVNSMKEAASEELLNVSHDHHVYKRLLKDLIVQSLLRLKEPAVLLRCRENDLHLVQSVLDSAVQEYSEKANVHAPEIIVDNKIFLPPAPSHHNSHVSSCSGGVVLASRDGKIVFENTLDARLDVVFRKKLPEIRKWLCGQVVA; encoded by the exons ATGAACGACGCCGATGTGTCCAAGCAGATCCAGCAGATGGTCAGGTTCATCCTCCAGGAAGCCGAGGAGAAGGCCAACGAGATCTCTGTCTCCGCCGAAGAA GAATTCAATATCGAGAAGTTGCAACTTGTTGaggcagaaaagaaaaagatcaggCAAGAGTATGAGCGGAAAGAGAAGCAAGTTGAAGTTCGAAAGAAGAT CGAGTACTCAATGCAGCTTAACGCTTCTCGGATAAAGGTTCTTCAGGCTCAAGATGATGTAGTTAATTCCATGAAAGAGGCGGCATCAGAGGAGCTTTTGAACGTGAGCCATGACCACCATGTATATAAAAGGCTTCTGAAAGATCTGATTGTTCAG AGTTTGCTCAGGCTAAAAGAGCCTGCTGTCTTACTGCGTTGTCGCGAAAATGATCTTCACTTGGTGCAGTCTGTACTGGATTCTGCAGTGCAGGAATACTCTGAGAAAGCAAATGTTCATGCACCTGAGATCATAGTCGACAACAAGATCTTTCTTCCACCCGCTCCTAGCCATCATAATTCACATGTTTCTTCCTG CTCTGGAGGTGTAGTGTTAGCTTCTCGAGATGGGAAGATTGTCTTTGAGAACACCCTTGATGCACGGTTGGATGTTGTATTCCGTAAAAAGCTTCCAGAG ATCCGCAAGTGGCTATGTGGTCAGGTTGTGGCCTGA